In the genome of Segatella copri, one region contains:
- a CDS encoding nucleoside recognition domain-containing protein, whose product MVLNYIWIAFFVIAFIFALIGLAMGDTTIFQKIVDSTFDSSKNAFEISLGLTGVLALWLGIMKIGEKAGVVNVLARALSPVFTRLFPDIPKNHPVMGSIFMNIASNMLGLDNAATPTGLKAMQQMQELNTKKDTATNPMIMFLVLNTSGLTIIPTTILAFRASYGAAQPTDVFIPILMATLVATLAGIIITSLWQRINILQPALLATLLGMCAFVGIIIWGFGQMDKDTMNTVTTLASNMILLGIILCFILAGFWKKVNVYDAFIEGAKEGFTTAVKIIPYLVAILVGIGVFRASGAMDMVIQGISWSVEQCGLNADFVGALPTAIMKPLSGSGARGMMLEAMKNYGPDSFVGRLSCIFQGSTDTTFYILAVYFGSVSIRNTRHAVACGLLADLAGVIAAIAIAYLFFG is encoded by the coding sequence ATGGTTTTAAATTACATTTGGATAGCATTTTTCGTGATTGCGTTCATCTTCGCACTCATCGGATTGGCAATGGGAGATACGACTATCTTCCAGAAGATTGTAGATTCCACCTTCGATTCTTCCAAGAATGCCTTCGAGATTTCTCTCGGACTTACGGGCGTGCTCGCCCTCTGGCTTGGCATCATGAAGATTGGAGAGAAGGCGGGAGTAGTGAATGTGTTGGCCCGAGCACTCAGCCCGGTCTTCACCCGTCTCTTCCCCGATATTCCGAAGAACCATCCGGTGATGGGAAGCATCTTCATGAATATCGCTTCGAACATGCTGGGACTCGATAATGCGGCAACGCCTACCGGATTGAAGGCGATGCAGCAGATGCAGGAACTCAACACGAAGAAGGATACGGCAACGAACCCGATGATTATGTTCCTGGTTCTGAACACCTCAGGACTCACCATCATCCCTACCACCATCCTCGCCTTCCGTGCCTCCTATGGTGCAGCCCAGCCTACGGATGTCTTCATCCCTATCCTGATGGCTACGCTCGTGGCTACGCTTGCCGGAATCATCATCACTTCGCTCTGGCAGCGCATCAACATCCTGCAGCCGGCATTGCTCGCTACTCTGTTGGGAATGTGCGCCTTCGTAGGCATCATCATCTGGGGATTCGGACAGATGGACAAGGATACGATGAACACGGTTACCACCCTGGCTTCTAACATGATTCTCCTGGGCATCATCCTCTGTTTCATCCTGGCTGGTTTCTGGAAGAAGGTGAATGTATATGATGCATTTATCGAGGGAGCGAAGGAAGGTTTTACTACTGCGGTGAAGATTATCCCTTATCTCGTAGCTATCCTTGTGGGCATCGGCGTGTTCCGTGCTTCGGGAGCGATGGATATGGTGATTCAAGGCATTTCGTGGTCGGTAGAACAATGCGGCTTGAATGCCGATTTCGTAGGCGCCCTGCCTACCGCCATCATGAAACCGCTATCGGGAAGTGGTGCACGAGGCATGATGCTGGAGGCGATGAAGAACTATGGTCCTGATTCGTTTGTGGGCAGATTGAGCTGCATCTTCCAGGGTTCCACCGACACCACCTTCTATATATTGGCTGTATATTTCGGAAGCGTAAGCATCAGGAATACCCGCCACGCTGTGGCTTGCGGCTTGCTCGCCGATTTGGCAGGAGTCATCGCAGCAATCGCCATTGCATATTTATTCTTCGGATAA
- a CDS encoding cation diffusion facilitator family transporter — MDRVKEVYKVTIAGSIINVVLLVLKFAAGILGHSAAMIADAIHSLTDFATDVVVLVFVKLGNKPKDKDHDYGHGKYETLATAIIGISLFVVGVMICYSGVTKTYRAICGETLQQPGVVALIAAIVSIVMKEWAYQFTVKAGRKYHSEAVVANAWHHRSDALSSIGTMFGIGGAIILGEKWAVLDPLAAIIVSAFIIKAAWGLVMQSVKELTDASLPETEEDEILKIANEEQGVGEIHNLRTRRIGNKIAVEMHIRMPGSLSLYEAHEHATHIETKLKQHFGADTHVGIHLEPIKVNGKYQKPE, encoded by the coding sequence ATGGATAGAGTAAAGGAAGTATATAAGGTGACGATAGCGGGAAGCATCATCAATGTGGTGCTGCTCGTACTGAAGTTTGCTGCAGGTATTCTCGGACATTCTGCAGCCATGATAGCGGATGCCATCCATTCGCTTACCGATTTCGCCACCGATGTGGTGGTATTGGTATTCGTAAAACTGGGCAATAAGCCAAAGGATAAGGACCATGATTATGGTCATGGCAAATACGAGACGCTTGCCACAGCCATCATCGGCATTTCGCTTTTTGTGGTGGGTGTGATGATCTGCTATTCGGGCGTAACCAAGACTTATCGTGCCATCTGCGGCGAGACACTCCAGCAGCCGGGCGTTGTAGCCTTGATTGCAGCCATCGTAAGTATCGTGATGAAGGAGTGGGCTTATCAGTTTACGGTTAAAGCCGGAAGAAAATATCATTCCGAGGCTGTAGTGGCAAATGCCTGGCATCATCGTAGCGATGCTTTATCGAGTATCGGAACGATGTTCGGTATTGGTGGCGCCATCATCCTGGGAGAAAAATGGGCGGTGCTCGATCCGCTTGCAGCCATCATCGTGAGTGCCTTCATCATCAAGGCTGCCTGGGGACTGGTGATGCAGTCTGTGAAAGAACTGACGGATGCCAGTCTTCCGGAAACGGAGGAAGATGAAATCCTGAAGATTGCAAATGAAGAGCAGGGAGTAGGAGAGATTCATAACCTGCGTACCCGTCGCATCGGAAACAAGATTGCGGTAGAGATGCACATCCGCATGCCGGGCTCTCTTTCGCTTTATGAGGCTCATGAGCATGCTACTCATATCGAAACAAAACTGAAGCAGCACTTCGGCGCAGATACCCATGTGGGAATCCATCTCGAACCGATTAAAGTGAATGGAAAATATCAGAAACCGGAATAA
- a CDS encoding TonB-dependent receptor plug domain-containing protein — MYKTIFNKRNSLKFNRFSNKRYALFAVLGREVLVGALSVATLSHAKAAGVSTEGAKVDSTLYKGGKAYELDAVSVTGSRAPMTVEQSPKIVSVITRDDIHRAAAQTINDVLKLATGVDVRQRGGFGVQTDISINGGTFDQITILLNGVNISNPQTGHNASDFPVALADIDHIEVLEGAASRVFGTSAFNGAINIVTKKAKNDGVSASVEGGSFGSFGAQGRVQTAFETGKWTQAYSASGGYKRSDGGTDNSDFEKGQGYGNLSLSYDQRFDIIAQVGIATQSYGANTFYSAKYNNQYEKTDHGMASLNLSLHNQEKTWEIAPQFYYNNFKDHYQLIRGMAGAKAGENYHDLDVYGGGLNANVAWALGKTAVGFDISKECIYSTALGEELAEKDYKDISGSDRQYTRKGERTNTNIMLEHNFIFGGFTLSAGVLANKNTGLDNDFRFYPGVDMSYRPNDNWKFYASWNKALRMPTYTDLYISNVVQQGDINLNPEKNSTFKVGSQYRQAGFAATVSGFYAHGTNMIDWVQTSVTEQNDSKYHVMNIGKLNNMGYNVDATIYMRELVPNSFITRIKLGYAYIYQDHKTETNILKSLYALEYLKHKAVFGLDHQIWNKLSASWSVRWQQRMNGYHPYTKVDCKLMWDEKKYNIFVKADNITCHRYYDLTAVKQPGLWIMAGASVNLGW, encoded by the coding sequence ATGTACAAAACAATTTTCAACAAGCGCAACAGCTTGAAGTTCAACCGATTCTCTAACAAGAGATACGCCCTCTTCGCAGTTTTGGGAAGAGAGGTACTTGTTGGTGCTCTCAGCGTTGCTACCCTGAGCCATGCTAAGGCAGCAGGCGTAAGCACAGAGGGAGCCAAGGTTGATTCTACCCTCTACAAGGGTGGAAAGGCTTACGAGCTAGATGCGGTGAGCGTTACCGGATCTCGTGCGCCGATGACTGTAGAGCAGTCACCTAAGATTGTGTCTGTCATTACCCGCGACGATATTCATCGTGCGGCTGCACAGACGATCAACGATGTATTGAAATTAGCTACCGGCGTGGATGTCCGTCAGCGTGGTGGCTTTGGTGTTCAGACGGATATCTCCATCAATGGTGGAACCTTCGACCAGATTACCATTCTCCTGAATGGTGTCAACATTTCCAATCCACAGACTGGTCACAATGCTTCTGATTTTCCTGTAGCTCTTGCCGACATCGACCACATCGAAGTGCTCGAGGGGGCAGCATCGCGCGTATTCGGAACTTCAGCCTTTAATGGTGCCATCAATATCGTGACCAAGAAGGCAAAGAATGATGGAGTATCTGCAAGTGTAGAAGGCGGAAGCTTTGGAAGTTTCGGAGCACAGGGACGTGTGCAGACGGCTTTTGAAACGGGCAAGTGGACTCAGGCTTATTCCGCAAGCGGAGGCTACAAGCGCTCGGATGGTGGCACAGACAACAGCGACTTCGAGAAGGGACAGGGCTACGGCAATCTCTCGCTCTCTTACGACCAGCGTTTCGACATCATCGCCCAGGTGGGTATTGCTACCCAGAGTTACGGTGCCAACACTTTCTACAGCGCCAAATACAACAACCAATATGAGAAGACAGACCACGGTATGGCTTCTCTCAACCTGAGTCTGCACAACCAGGAGAAGACCTGGGAGATTGCGCCTCAATTCTATTATAACAATTTCAAGGATCACTATCAGCTGATTCGCGGTATGGCTGGAGCCAAGGCTGGCGAGAACTATCACGACCTAGATGTTTATGGTGGTGGACTGAATGCCAACGTGGCTTGGGCTTTGGGTAAGACTGCAGTGGGCTTCGATATCAGCAAAGAGTGCATCTACTCTACTGCATTGGGCGAGGAACTCGCAGAGAAAGACTATAAGGACATCTCTGGTTCCGACCGTCAATATACCCGAAAGGGTGAGCGCACCAACACCAACATCATGTTGGAGCACAACTTCATCTTCGGCGGCTTCACCTTGTCGGCTGGTGTCTTGGCCAACAAGAATACAGGTCTTGACAACGACTTCCGTTTCTATCCTGGTGTAGATATGAGTTATCGTCCTAACGACAACTGGAAGTTCTACGCATCCTGGAACAAGGCTCTGAGAATGCCTACCTACACCGACTTATATATAAGTAATGTGGTGCAGCAGGGCGACATCAATCTGAATCCAGAGAAAAACTCAACCTTCAAGGTAGGCTCTCAATATCGCCAGGCTGGTTTTGCCGCAACCGTAAGCGGATTCTACGCACACGGCACCAACATGATTGACTGGGTTCAGACTTCCGTGACCGAGCAGAACGACAGCAAGTATCACGTAATGAACATCGGAAAGCTCAACAACATGGGCTACAACGTGGATGCAACCATCTATATGAGAGAGTTGGTACCAAACAGTTTCATTACCCGCATCAAGTTGGGTTATGCTTACATCTATCAAGATCATAAGACCGAGACCAACATCCTGAAATCACTCTATGCATTGGAGTATCTGAAGCACAAGGCAGTATTCGGTTTGGATCATCAGATCTGGAACAAGCTTTCAGCATCGTGGAGCGTAAGATGGCAACAGAGAATGAATGGCTATCATCCATACACCAAGGTGGATTGCAAGCTGATGTGGGATGAGAAGAAATACAATATCTTCGTGAAAGCCGACAACATCACTTGCCACCGCTATTACGACCTCACAGCCGTTAAGCAGCCAGGTTTGTGGATTATGGCAGGAGCCAGCGTAAATCTCGGCTGGTAA
- a CDS encoding AAA family ATPase has translation MLIGRKKQQAELLEAYNSDDSRFVALYGRRRVGKTYLIKQTFKDKFTFSHSGLANGSLQEQLYGWRSSLENAGYVAPSTPKHWLEAFDMLKELIRQSSAKKKVVFIDEMPWMDTPRSKFVTALEFFWNGWAAMRDDILLIICGSATSWIINKIFRNHGGLHNRVNYQIFLEPFTLHECEEYSEAMGLAYSRYDLLEAYMVMGGVPYYWSLMQKGRSLAQNIDALFFAPQGLLHYEFRELYDSLFRNSDKYIDVVSILGKKLGGMRREEIVSGLGIADNGNLSRILEDLEHCGFIVRTNAYGARKYNAIYRLMDNFSLFFLKFMQENKTDDPSFWSHNYTSPLRYSWCGLAFERVCFQHIPQIKQALGISGVVTNTYSWQVKDDPVYGAGAQIDMLIERADNTVNICEMKFSQNEFVIDKDYDAVLRHKLSRFGASVSHRKAIHLTMVTTYGVAHNAYWNRVQSEVVADDLFCE, from the coding sequence ATGTTGATAGGCAGAAAGAAACAGCAGGCTGAGTTGCTGGAAGCTTATAATTCCGATGACTCAAGATTCGTTGCGTTGTATGGAAGAAGACGTGTGGGAAAGACTTATCTCATCAAACAGACGTTTAAGGATAAGTTTACTTTTTCTCATTCCGGTCTTGCTAATGGGTCTTTGCAAGAGCAACTGTATGGTTGGCGTTCTTCTTTAGAGAACGCAGGATATGTTGCGCCTTCTACCCCCAAGCATTGGCTGGAGGCTTTCGATATGTTGAAGGAGCTTATTCGCCAGTCATCAGCGAAAAAGAAAGTTGTTTTCATCGACGAAATGCCTTGGATGGATACGCCTAGGTCTAAGTTTGTCACGGCTTTGGAGTTCTTCTGGAATGGATGGGCTGCCATGCGAGACGACATCCTGCTCATTATTTGCGGTTCTGCCACATCCTGGATTATCAATAAGATCTTCAGGAATCATGGCGGACTTCATAATCGTGTGAACTATCAGATATTCCTGGAGCCTTTCACCCTTCACGAGTGTGAGGAATATAGCGAGGCTATGGGCTTGGCTTATTCTCGATATGATTTGCTGGAAGCCTATATGGTGATGGGTGGTGTTCCCTATTATTGGTCTTTGATGCAGAAGGGCAGAAGTTTGGCACAGAATATAGATGCTCTTTTCTTTGCACCTCAGGGGCTTTTGCATTATGAGTTCAGGGAGTTGTATGATTCTCTCTTCCGTAATTCTGATAAATATATAGATGTGGTGAGTATCTTGGGGAAGAAGTTAGGCGGAATGCGTAGAGAGGAGATTGTGTCTGGTCTGGGAATTGCGGATAATGGCAATCTTTCCCGAATCTTGGAAGATTTGGAGCATTGTGGCTTTATCGTCCGTACCAATGCCTATGGTGCCAGGAAATATAATGCCATCTATCGCCTGATGGATAATTTCTCTTTGTTCTTCTTGAAGTTCATGCAGGAGAACAAAACTGATGATCCTTCGTTCTGGTCTCACAATTATACTTCGCCTCTCCGGTATTCGTGGTGCGGCTTGGCTTTCGAGCGGGTATGTTTCCAGCATATTCCTCAAATCAAGCAGGCGCTTGGCATTTCGGGCGTTGTTACCAATACGTATTCCTGGCAGGTGAAAGATGATCCGGTTTATGGTGCAGGAGCGCAGATTGATATGCTGATAGAGCGAGCCGATAATACGGTTAATATCTGCGAGATGAAGTTCTCGCAGAATGAGTTTGTGATAGATAAGGATTACGATGCAGTTCTTCGTCACAAGCTCTCCCGCTTTGGTGCTTCCGTTTCTCATCGTAAGGCGATTCATCTTACGATGGTTACCACTTATGGGGTAGCTCATAATGCCTATTGGAATAGAGTGCAGAGCGAGGTTGTGGCAGATGATCTGTTTTGTGAATAA
- a CDS encoding flavin reductase family protein: protein MEKINVKELNDNVFETIGKEWMLVCAGNKDKFNMMTASWGCLGWLWNKPVAVVFIRPERYTHGIIEENEFMTLSFLGNSEEARKIYNFCGSKSGRDFDKAKETGLTPVETDNGSIGFEQSRLTLECRKLYKDNMTAEKFLDKDLLQWYGAKGGFHDVYVVEITNAYTK from the coding sequence ATGGAGAAAATCAACGTAAAAGAACTGAATGATAATGTCTTCGAGACTATTGGTAAGGAATGGATGCTGGTTTGCGCCGGCAACAAGGATAAGTTCAATATGATGACGGCTTCCTGGGGTTGCCTGGGATGGCTCTGGAACAAGCCGGTGGCTGTGGTATTTATCCGCCCGGAACGCTACACCCACGGCATCATCGAGGAGAATGAATTCATGACCCTCTCTTTCCTCGGCAATAGCGAGGAGGCTCGAAAGATATATAACTTCTGCGGTTCTAAGAGTGGACGTGATTTCGATAAGGCAAAGGAAACAGGATTGACTCCTGTGGAGACCGATAACGGCAGCATTGGCTTTGAGCAGTCACGACTCACCCTGGAATGCCGCAAACTCTATAAGGACAATATGACGGCAGAGAAGTTCCTCGATAAGGACCTGCTGCAGTGGTATGGTGCCAAGGGCGGATTCCACGATGTCTATGTCGTGGAGATTACCAATGCTTATACAAAGTAA
- a CDS encoding ATP-dependent Clp protease adaptor ClpS — MAQEQTAIRERQKTRLKEPGRYVVMMFNDDFTPMDFVVDILETIFFKSQAEAEAIMLKVHHEEKAVVGTYSYDIAKSKVEKAMEKARTQKYPLKLTYMPE; from the coding sequence ATGGCTCAAGAACAGACAGCAATTCGTGAACGCCAGAAAACCAGGCTCAAGGAGCCGGGGCGTTACGTGGTGATGATGTTCAACGATGACTTCACACCGATGGATTTCGTGGTGGATATCCTCGAAACCATCTTCTTCAAGTCGCAGGCTGAGGCTGAAGCAATCATGCTCAAGGTTCATCACGAGGAGAAAGCCGTGGTGGGTACCTACAGCTACGACATTGCCAAGAGCAAAGTGGAAAAAGCGATGGAGAAAGCCCGTACGCAGAAATATCCGCTGAAGCTCACTTATATGCCAGAATGA
- a CDS encoding AAA family ATPase yields the protein MKQARFFDHEFVMPEHMLLSLLRQYAFCQALQEEGVDSLKMHEDLVGWLAKQERVPENIKYLPEPSSLFKTMFGTACALAAAADRKLVNVPHFVQAMFGLQNSEAAYLLCKNVGDRQGEFLASVDSYYPLENEPGDETLMMGDGYDEDDYDNDYDDDEEEGRSRQPQDWHQLVTCISDQVEEHNPLIGREQELDRTIQVLCRAEKNNPLHIGEPGVGKTALVYGLAKLINENQVPDRLKGARIYGMDMGQMLAGAQYRGDFEKRIKMVMEGAAKEGNTIIYIDEIHNMIGAGRGSDGGPDASNMLKQYLEAGDIRFIGSTTYEEFNRYMAQSKGIVRRFQQIDIKEPTEEEAIRILEGLQYKYNKFHNVTYRKDALEYAVRASAKYISNRCLPDKAIDLMDEAGAYLEVHPVEYRQRSYVTKAIIQQILTKVCKIDAAAIKDENNDSLATLRQRILDKIYGQDKAVDKVVEAVMMAKAGLVDDDKPMASLLFVGPTGVGKTEVVRVLAKELGIELVRFDMSEYTEKHTVAKLIGSPAGYVGYEDGGLLTDAIRKTPNCVLLLDEIEKAHSDIYNILLQVMDYARLTDNKGQKADFRNVILVMTSNAGAQYASQASVGFGGNVTRGEAMLAQVKKTFKPEFINRLSDTVVFNDMDKHMAELILAKKLRQLDAKLAAKGVSITLTDAAREKILEWGFTKEYGAREMDRVIGNRLKPILMKALLFGKLKKAGKGCVDFDGKELVVNY from the coding sequence ATGAAGCAGGCCCGGTTCTTCGATCATGAGTTTGTGATGCCGGAGCACATGCTTCTGTCATTGCTCCGCCAGTATGCCTTCTGCCAGGCTTTGCAGGAGGAAGGCGTGGATAGTCTTAAGATGCACGAAGACTTGGTGGGATGGCTCGCCAAGCAGGAGCGTGTGCCTGAAAATATCAAGTATCTGCCGGAGCCTTCGTCGCTCTTCAAGACCATGTTTGGAACGGCATGCGCCTTGGCTGCTGCCGCTGATAGAAAACTTGTGAATGTGCCTCATTTCGTGCAGGCGATGTTTGGCTTGCAGAACTCAGAAGCCGCTTACCTGTTGTGCAAGAACGTAGGCGACCGTCAGGGCGAATTCCTGGCGAGTGTGGATAGCTATTATCCGCTGGAAAATGAACCAGGTGATGAAACCCTAATGATGGGTGATGGCTACGATGAGGATGACTATGATAACGATTATGATGATGACGAAGAGGAGGGAAGAAGCCGACAGCCTCAGGATTGGCACCAGTTGGTTACCTGTATCTCTGATCAGGTGGAGGAGCACAATCCGCTCATCGGCAGAGAACAGGAACTGGATAGAACCATTCAGGTGCTCTGTCGTGCAGAAAAAAACAATCCGCTTCACATCGGCGAACCGGGCGTAGGTAAAACCGCCCTGGTTTATGGTCTTGCCAAACTCATCAACGAGAATCAGGTGCCTGATCGTCTCAAGGGAGCACGCATCTATGGCATGGACATGGGACAGATGCTTGCCGGCGCCCAGTATCGTGGCGATTTCGAAAAGCGTATCAAGATGGTGATGGAGGGAGCCGCCAAGGAAGGCAATACCATCATCTATATTGATGAGATTCATAATATGATAGGTGCAGGTCGTGGCTCTGATGGTGGACCTGATGCTTCCAATATGCTGAAGCAGTATCTGGAGGCAGGCGACATCCGATTCATCGGTTCTACTACCTACGAGGAGTTCAACCGCTATATGGCTCAGAGCAAGGGCATCGTGCGCCGCTTCCAGCAGATTGACATCAAGGAACCTACCGAGGAGGAAGCTATCAGAATCCTGGAGGGCTTGCAGTATAAATACAATAAGTTCCACAACGTAACCTATCGCAAGGACGCCCTGGAGTATGCCGTTCGTGCCAGTGCCAAATACATCAGCAACCGCTGTCTGCCTGATAAGGCCATCGACCTGATGGATGAGGCGGGTGCTTATCTGGAGGTGCATCCTGTGGAATATCGCCAGCGTTCTTATGTAACCAAGGCTATTATCCAGCAGATTCTTACCAAGGTCTGCAAGATAGATGCGGCTGCCATCAAGGACGAAAACAATGATTCTCTGGCTACACTCCGCCAGCGCATACTCGACAAGATTTATGGTCAGGATAAGGCTGTGGATAAGGTGGTTGAGGCTGTGATGATGGCGAAGGCAGGACTGGTGGATGATGACAAGCCGATGGCTTCGCTGCTCTTCGTGGGTCCTACGGGTGTAGGTAAAACCGAGGTGGTCCGTGTGCTGGCTAAGGAACTCGGCATCGAACTGGTGCGCTTCGATATGAGTGAATACACCGAGAAGCATACCGTGGCTAAGCTCATCGGTTCGCCTGCCGGATACGTGGGTTATGAAGATGGAGGTCTCCTTACCGATGCCATCCGCAAGACACCAAACTGCGTGCTCCTGCTCGATGAGATTGAGAAGGCGCATAGCGACATCTACAACATCCTGCTTCAGGTGATGGACTATGCCCGATTGACCGACAACAAGGGTCAGAAGGCAGATTTCAGAAACGTAATCCTCGTGATGACTTCCAATGCCGGAGCGCAGTATGCATCCCAGGCAAGCGTAGGTTTCGGCGGTAATGTAACCCGTGGCGAGGCGATGTTGGCTCAGGTAAAGAAGACCTTCAAGCCAGAGTTCATCAACCGACTTTCCGACACTGTGGTGTTTAACGATATGGATAAGCACATGGCAGAACTGATTCTTGCCAAGAAGCTTCGTCAGCTCGATGCAAAGTTGGCAGCAAAGGGAGTTTCTATTACGCTTACCGATGCGGCAAGAGAGAAGATTCTGGAGTGGGGCTTTACCAAGGAATATGGAGCCCGCGAGATGGATCGTGTCATCGGCAACCGCCTGAAGCCAATCCTGATGAAGGCGCTGCTCTTCGGCAAGCTCAAGAAGGCAGGCAAGGGCTGCGTAGATTTCGATGGTAAGGAACTGGTGGTTAATTATTAG
- the aat gene encoding leucyl/phenylalanyl-tRNA--protein transferase: MILQIDENAEEIYFPDPHYGDDDGCFAIGGDLSIDRLLLAYSNGIFPWYSFRDQPEILWFCPMKRFVIFPDEIHVSHSMRTLLRKNRYSVGINEDFDAVIRACSKTNGRYEEEGAWLGENIIQAFTALHEQGFAASVEVWDNETGELVGGLYGVTIGKVFIGESMFSKVPSGSKIALIFLANYLQEHGGKMIDCQLETPHLKSMGGRYISYEEYMEIMNDD, from the coding sequence ATGATATTACAGATAGATGAAAATGCGGAAGAGATTTATTTTCCCGATCCGCATTACGGCGATGACGACGGATGTTTTGCGATAGGTGGCGACTTGAGCATCGACCGCCTGCTGCTGGCTTACAGCAATGGCATCTTTCCCTGGTATAGCTTTCGCGACCAGCCGGAGATACTCTGGTTCTGTCCGATGAAGCGCTTCGTCATCTTCCCGGACGAAATCCACGTCAGTCATTCCATGAGAACCTTGCTGAGAAAGAACCGATACAGCGTGGGAATCAACGAGGATTTCGATGCTGTGATTCGTGCCTGCAGCAAGACCAATGGCCGTTATGAGGAAGAGGGTGCCTGGTTGGGTGAAAACATTATTCAGGCATTCACCGCCCTTCATGAGCAGGGCTTTGCAGCAAGCGTGGAAGTATGGGATAATGAAACTGGTGAGTTGGTGGGCGGACTTTATGGCGTCACCATCGGCAAGGTCTTCATTGGCGAGAGCATGTTCTCCAAGGTTCCGTCGGGTTCAAAGATAGCCCTCATCTTCCTGGCTAATTATCTGCAGGAGCATGGAGGCAAGATGATAGATTGCCAGTTGGAAACCCCGCATCTCAAGTCGATGGGTGGCAGATATATTTCCTACGAGGAATATATGGAAATCATGAATGATGATTAG